Proteins from one Oscillatoria nigro-viridis PCC 7112 genomic window:
- a CDS encoding HetP family heterocyst commitment protein: MNSQFHHSANHSQVGIKPEQLDEIIAAILAGKYSWACFLLLRCTGYNPLDYIPYRTSNRLLKENSQISKSSKSETKPALGKIADLDYVEVVREKRAGVRGGGAIEIGSDLHSDTAGFVAEVAGAGSNILAPGVDVHNQGFFAGFKTRWFNWAGK, translated from the coding sequence ATGAATTCCCAATTTCACCATTCTGCCAATCATTCCCAAGTTGGAATCAAACCCGAACAATTGGATGAGATAATTGCAGCGATTCTGGCAGGAAAGTATTCTTGGGCTTGTTTTTTACTTTTGCGGTGCACCGGTTACAACCCCCTCGACTATATCCCTTACCGTACTTCCAACCGCTTGCTTAAGGAAAACAGTCAAATCAGCAAGTCGAGTAAATCGGAAACTAAGCCTGCATTGGGGAAAATTGCGGATTTAGATTATGTGGAAGTGGTGAGGGAAAAACGAGCCGGAGTTCGAGGGGGTGGTGCAATTGAGATTGGTAGCGATTTGCACTCGGATACCGCAGGTTTTGTAGCTGAAGTCGCAGGCGCAGGTTCAAATATCTTGGCGCCGGGAGTTGATGTTCACAATCAAGGATTTTTTGCGGGATTTAAGACGCGCTGGTTTAATTGGGCGGGTAAGTAA
- a CDS encoding GNAT family N-acetyltransferase encodes MQIDKIENFETFKKIRENWDSVYESDPHAQFFLSWVWLSRWLQMVYDPWFVLAAKRDTHDSSYVAFFPLKTLLTHQDGGGFETEICMAGNSMADYTGLICLPGYEEEVIPAFAAYIQQKLVWSSFNVKSILETDTRMSLFLSNFSGDSFELSQLRIQSVNGEDPDIYLAPYVSLPDDWEQYLQNYVGVNTRQKIRRFLRKVDSSDEFYITHVDADNLESHIEILLKLWESRWKKQKGDTFEVIMGYNRLILRHCFENNCLYLSVLWKGDRPLGAIANFVDFQQKSMLFVITGRDQTFKNPPPGLILHADAIRYAIQNGFKVYDFLMGNEEYKYSFGAKDRHIQHIVVKDKNRENRQEDVRDLLPLALQLAVRDHRLNRLTKAEQGYHQILEAQSNHPEALYGLGVLMRQKGEYQTAENLLKNLLQVQPNSIKALFGLGNLYQTQDRLSDAIEAYHQVLALQPDAIAAYNNLGYALQQQGKWEDAIAYYQKALELKPDFVEAEVNFANALHAQGKLSLEKQAHYAAMNNDLGSKCKQAGDLKTAIAYYRQSLSMKPDLAEAHYNLDLVLQEQGEHQTATICDQKTPMPA; translated from the coding sequence ATGCAGATTGACAAAATTGAGAATTTTGAAACATTTAAGAAAATCAGAGAAAATTGGGATTCTGTATACGAATCAGATCCTCATGCTCAGTTTTTCCTCTCCTGGGTTTGGCTATCTAGATGGTTGCAGATGGTGTATGATCCGTGGTTCGTATTAGCTGCAAAACGAGATACCCACGATTCATCCTATGTGGCTTTTTTTCCTCTAAAAACTTTATTGACCCACCAGGATGGAGGCGGCTTTGAAACTGAAATCTGCATGGCAGGAAATAGCATGGCAGATTACACAGGACTTATTTGCCTGCCTGGTTATGAAGAAGAGGTAATTCCTGCTTTTGCTGCTTACATCCAGCAAAAGTTAGTATGGTCTAGTTTCAATGTAAAAAGTATTCTAGAAACAGATACACGGATGTCTCTCTTCTTGAGTAATTTCTCTGGCGATAGTTTTGAACTCAGTCAACTCCGCATTCAAAGTGTGAATGGAGAAGATCCCGATATTTATCTGGCTCCTTATGTTTCATTACCAGATGACTGGGAGCAATATCTGCAAAACTACGTCGGTGTCAATACTCGTCAAAAAATCAGACGATTTTTAAGGAAAGTTGACAGCTCTGATGAGTTTTATATCACCCACGTTGACGCAGACAATTTGGAATCTCATATTGAGATACTACTCAAATTATGGGAGTCGAGATGGAAAAAGCAAAAAGGGGATACCTTTGAGGTAATCATGGGTTACAATCGCCTTATTTTACGTCATTGTTTTGAAAATAACTGTCTGTATCTTTCGGTTCTGTGGAAAGGAGACAGACCTTTAGGGGCGATCGCTAACTTTGTTGATTTTCAGCAAAAATCCATGCTATTTGTGATTACAGGTCGCGATCAAACCTTTAAAAATCCTCCACCTGGGCTTATCCTCCATGCTGATGCAATCAGATACGCGATTCAAAATGGATTTAAAGTGTACGACTTTTTAATGGGCAATGAGGAATATAAGTATTCTTTTGGAGCTAAAGATCGGCACATTCAGCATATCGTAGTCAAAGACAAGAATCGCGAGAACAGACAAGAGGATGTTAGGGATCTTCTTCCTTTAGCACTTCAGCTCGCTGTTCGAGATCATCGATTGAACCGACTCACCAAAGCTGAGCAGGGATATCACCAGATTCTGGAAGCTCAATCAAATCACCCAGAGGCACTCTATGGACTGGGGGTGTTGATGAGGCAAAAAGGCGAGTACCAAACGGCCGAAAATTTACTGAAAAACCTGCTTCAGGTGCAGCCAAATTCTATCAAGGCTCTATTTGGTTTGGGGAATTTATATCAAACTCAAGATCGGTTATCCGACGCGATAGAAGCCTATCATCAAGTCTTAGCTCTACAGCCTGATGCGATCGCCGCATACAATAACCTTGGCTATGCTCTACAGCAGCAAGGCAAATGGGAAGATGCGATCGCCTACTATCAAAAAGCACTAGAACTAAAGCCTGATTTCGTGGAAGCTGAGGTTAACTTCGCCAATGCACTTCATGCTCAGGGAAAGCTCTCCTTGGAGAAACAGGCTCATTACGCGGCAATGAACAATGATTTAGGCTCCAAATGCAAACAGGCAGGCGATTTGAAAACAGCGATCGCCTACTATCGCCAGTCCCTCTCTATGAAACCAGATTTAGCAGAGGCTCACTATAATTTGGATCTGGTGCTGCAAGAACAAGGTGAACATCAAACCGCAACTATCTGCGATCAAAAAACTCCCATGCCAGCCTAG
- a CDS encoding HlyD family efflux transporter periplasmic adaptor subunit, producing MFSEDAKELGHAPNEIGEVYGGVASRQENETRQKDRSLEVVESQNRSSQTNNGINIANFRQPDANNWSTSLHSVLDQPSVSFPQRLILGGMVFFVAFGAWATLGKIDQVGHAQGKLVPKGAVYKIHPTDTGKIINLPIKEGQKIKAGQLLAELDPSNAQSEVERLEKILGADRIQLMQEMSSIERTRLEVEASQAIAAADQRGAEAAIARARASAATTQSQIEQLQADLVSQQARKQQLKPLEKNVQDLLSQLKTDINSQQGRREQVKPLQRKTQELLVQLQAKVAAHKERIARLKPLVDEGALSKDVLFEAEEALRESENAVIRSQLGEKTQADDRAFEVEQTVRDRQSAAIRGQLSDATGVKERLFEVEQNLRDRTSAISKAQGELAEQLAEVDRLQAEAASKQAAARQMQLEKEQKIQQLEMELNQLKSKIAETQTLLDQAKNKLKQRFLYAPVSGVISALNIYNIGEVVQPGQTIAEMTPNHAPLVLEVSLPNREAGFVKTGMPVQVKFDAFPYQNYGVIQGKVLSISPDAKTDERLGVFYRVEVSIDRDSVKAKNQTWKLKAGQTATAEIVIRQRSIADILLDPLKQLQKGGMSL from the coding sequence ATGTTTTCAGAAGATGCCAAAGAATTAGGCCACGCTCCTAACGAAATAGGTGAAGTCTATGGGGGCGTAGCTTCTAGGCAAGAAAACGAAACCCGACAAAAAGACCGCTCTTTAGAAGTTGTAGAATCTCAAAATCGCTCTTCTCAAACTAATAACGGTATCAATATTGCCAACTTCCGGCAGCCTGATGCTAATAATTGGTCTACTTCTTTGCACTCGGTACTCGACCAGCCATCAGTATCTTTCCCCCAGCGGCTGATATTAGGAGGAATGGTTTTTTTCGTAGCTTTTGGAGCGTGGGCAACGTTGGGAAAAATCGATCAAGTCGGTCACGCTCAGGGCAAATTAGTTCCCAAAGGTGCTGTTTACAAAATTCACCCGACGGACACGGGAAAAATTATTAACCTTCCTATCAAAGAAGGTCAAAAAATCAAAGCTGGACAATTATTGGCCGAATTAGACCCGTCGAATGCCCAGAGCGAGGTGGAGCGTCTTGAGAAAATTCTGGGCGCCGATCGAATTCAATTGATGCAAGAGATGAGTTCGATCGAGAGAACTCGACTGGAAGTTGAAGCGAGCCAAGCTATTGCTGCTGCTGACCAGCGGGGGGCTGAAGCTGCGATCGCCCGCGCTCGCGCTTCAGCCGCCACCACGCAGTCTCAAATCGAGCAATTGCAAGCAGATTTAGTGTCTCAGCAAGCGCGCAAGCAACAGCTCAAACCTCTGGAAAAGAATGTGCAAGACTTGCTCTCGCAACTGAAAACAGATATTAATTCCCAGCAAGGGCGGCGCGAGCAGGTGAAACCTTTGCAACGCAAGACTCAAGAATTGCTGGTGCAATTGCAAGCAAAAGTAGCGGCTCACAAAGAGCGGATCGCGCGTCTCAAACCTTTGGTAGATGAGGGAGCGCTGTCAAAAGACGTATTGTTTGAAGCTGAGGAAGCTCTGCGAGAAAGTGAAAATGCGGTGATTAGAAGCCAGTTGGGCGAGAAAACTCAGGCTGACGATCGCGCCTTTGAAGTCGAGCAAACCGTTCGCGACAGGCAAAGTGCTGCCATCAGGGGTCAACTGTCTGATGCAACTGGGGTTAAGGAAAGGTTGTTTGAAGTCGAGCAAAATTTACGCGATCGAACTAGCGCCATTTCTAAAGCCCAAGGTGAATTAGCCGAACAACTGGCAGAAGTCGATCGACTGCAAGCCGAAGCCGCCAGCAAACAAGCCGCAGCGCGCCAAATGCAGTTAGAAAAAGAGCAAAAAATTCAGCAGTTGGAAATGGAATTAAATCAACTCAAATCCAAAATTGCCGAAACCCAAACCCTGCTCGATCAAGCAAAAAATAAGCTCAAACAAAGATTTCTCTACGCACCCGTCAGCGGAGTGATTTCCGCACTCAACATTTACAACATCGGCGAAGTAGTTCAACCGGGTCAAACTATTGCAGAAATGACTCCGAATCATGCTCCGCTAGTGCTGGAAGTCAGTTTGCCGAACCGAGAAGCGGGATTTGTCAAAACCGGAATGCCGGTGCAAGTCAAATTCGATGCTTTTCCCTATCAAAATTACGGCGTGATTCAGGGAAAAGTTTTATCTATTTCACCGGATGCCAAAACAGACGAGCGATTGGGTGTTTTTTACCGGGTGGAAGTGAGTATCGATCGAGACTCAGTGAAAGCCAAAAATCAAACCTGGAAACTCAAAGCTGGCCAAACAGCTACTGCGGAAATAGTCATTCGCCAGCGCAGCATAGCCGACATTTTGCTTGACCCTCTCAAGCAGCTACAAAAGGGCGGCATGAGTTTGTAG